A genomic window from Fusarium falciforme chromosome 2, complete sequence includes:
- a CDS encoding DHO-dh domain-containing protein: protein MSAALLRSRIAASGARAPSVRAALPRKPVVQRRYASTEAGDGGDVLKAVLYGTAGAAALYGSYLYATDTRAFFHRWVVPPVLRWVYPDAEDAHHAGTSSLKMLYELNLNPRERDTTLNSPELSVSVFGTELQNPIGISAGLDKDAEIPDALFDLGAGVVEVGGCTPLPQEGNPKPRVFRVPKLDGMVNRYGLNSRGADDMAIRLRDRLRRYARSIGVTEKDVLNGEANVPPGSLRKGRLLAVQIAKNKETDERDERAVADDYVYCVRRLARYADVLVVNVSSPNTPGLRDLQATEPLTRLLSAVVEEAAKTDRKQRPKVMVKVSPDEDEDSQMEGIVQAVHLSGVDGVIVGNTTKRRTGVIPEGVKLTAKEQTALMETGGYSGPAMYSRTLDLVGRYRKMLDSQSFKAAGGAQKVIFATGGITNGEQAQKILNAGASVAMIYTGMTYGGAGTVTRIKKELKERV from the coding sequence ATGTCCGCCGCCCTCCTACGATCACGAATCGCCGCCTCCGGCGCCCGGGCTCCCTCGGTGCGCGCCGCCCTGCCCCGGAAGCCCGTGGTCCAGCGCCGTTATGCCTCTACCGAAGCCGGTGACGGAGGAGACGTGCTCAAGGCCGTCCTCTACGGCACCGCCGGTGCCGCCGCCCTCTACGGCTCGTACCTATATGCCACAGATACCCGAGCCTTCTTCCACCGATGGGTCGTTCCCCCGGTGCTGCGCTGGGTGTATCCCGATGCTGAGGACGCCCACCATGCCGGTACCTCCTCGCTCAAGATGCTCTACGAGCTGAACCTCAACCCCCGCGAGCGCGACACGACACTCAATTCCCCCGAACTCTCCGTCTCCGTGTTTGGCACCGAATTGCAGAACCCAATTGGCATCTCAGCTGGCCTCGACAAGGATGCCGAGATTCCTGATGCGTTGTTTGATCTGGGTGCCggcgtcgtcgaggttggcgGTTGCACGCCCCTCCCCCAGGAAGGCAATCCCAAGCCTCGCGTCTTCCGTGTGCCCAAGCTCGACGGCATGGTTAACCGATACGGCCTGAACTCTCGTGGTGCGGACGACATGGCTATCCGACTGCGGGACCGACTTCGACGATACGCCCGGTCCATTGGTGTCACCGAGAAGGATGTTCTAAACGGCGAGGCCAACGTTCCCCCCGGTAGCTTGCGAAAGGGTCGACTTTTGGCTGTTCAGatcgccaagaacaaggagaCAGACGAGCGAGATGAGAGAGCTGTGGCTGACGACTACGTCTACTGCGTGCGAAGACTGGCCCGCTACGCCGATGTGTTGGTTGTCAACGTCAGCAGCCCCAACACCCCCGGTCTGCGCGATCTTCAAGCTACTGAGCCCCTTACACGACTCTTGAGTgctgtcgtcgaggaggctgccaagactGACCGAAAGCAACGGCCCAAGGTCATGGTCAAGGTCTCgcctgatgaggatgaggattctCAGATGGAGGGCATCGTGCAGGCCGTTCACCTAAGCGGAGTTGACGGAGTCATCGTTGGCAACACCACTAAGCGAAGGACCGGAGTCATCCCCGAGGGCGTCAAGCTCACTGCCAAGGAGCAGACTGCCCTCATGGAGACTGGCGGCTACTCAGGCCCTGCCATGTACAGCCGAACTCTCGACCTTGTGGGGCGGTACCGCAAGATGCTGGACTCGCAGTCCTTCAAGGCTGCGGGCGGCGCCCAGAAGGTCATCTTTGCCACGGGAGGCATCACCAACGGCGAGCAGGCGCAAAAGATCCTGAACGCCGGTGCCAGCGTGGCCATGATCTACACGGGGATGACTTATGGTGGAGCGGGCACTGTGACGAGGATCAAGAAGGAGTTAAAAGAACGGGTGTAG
- a CDS encoding uncharacterized protein (Expressed protein), with protein sequence MNSHLRGSQPDPANMAMHQQFREAVMREIIHEEILIEQRHELAALATLLLAKAREEEEDSSNSYETSYEYYEEDEEEDEEDPSSVEQPQPTGRKRTLPRNDAQIPVPQKRQRIDPTPAVHPQPPPPQEIKRPETPPEAKNWMPTSMGSADNSHRHPVLQAALRKAPITYARPVAQTFLEELDCDKLGALDVAKAVFDMGIRYSKMASDDEFNIVFYVTLANPRDAVRYNIGTPSEKHMIFWGRVQRITHRDIPPDPFKTPVKQPERKAEVKPEPKVATRRTVPAPVREKAEPKPAARRVAAPAPAPAREKPRGNLKASLIKEVDEKTKIPLNERVRKWLDEVVSMDSS encoded by the exons ATGAACTCGCACCTGCGTGGCTCTCAACCCGATCCTGCGAATATGGCTATGCACCAGCAGTTCCGCGAGGCTGTCATGAGAGAAATCATCCACGAAGAGATACTCATCGAGCAGCGACATGAGCTGGCTGCTCTTGCGACCCTTCTGCTTGCGAAGgccagagaagaagaagaagattctTCCAACAGC TACGAGACGTCATATGAATACTacgaagaggacgaggaagaggacgaagaggacCCCTCTTCAGTCGAACAACCTCAACCTACTGGCAGGAAAAGGACTCTCCCTCGCAACGATGCGCAGATTCCAGTACCTCAGAAGCGACAGAGGATAGACCCTACGCCCGCCGTGCACCCCCAACCCCCACCCCCGCAAGAGATCAAACGACCAGAGACCCCGCCAGAGGCGAAGAACTGGATGCCTACGTCGATGGGGAGTGCCGACAACTCACACCGACACCCGGTACTTCAGGCTGCACTCCGCAAGGCCCCGATCACGTACGCTCGCCCTGTCGCGCAGACCTTTCTCGAGGAACTGGATTGCGATAAGCTCGGCGCTCTGGACGTCGCCAAGGCCGTCTTTGATATGGGCATCCGGTACTCCAAGATGGCATCGGACGACGAGTTCAACATTGTCTTTTACGTGACTCTGGCGAACCCGCGTGATGCGGTCCGATACAACATTGGTACTCCATCGGAAAAGCATATGATCTTTTGGGGTAGAGTTCAACGCATCACGCATAGGGATATACCACCGGATCCGTTCAAGACCCCGGTAAAGCAACCAGAGAGGAAGGCAGAGGTGAAGCCCGAGCCCAAGGTGGCCACGAGGAGAACGGTGCCTGCACCTGTGAGGGAGAAAGCCGAACCTAAGCCAGCTGCCAGGAGAGTCGCTGCGCCTGCACCAGCGCCCGCAAGGGAGAAGCCCAGGGGAAACCTCAAGGCCAGTCTgatcaaggaggttgacgaAAAGACAAAGATCCCGCTGAACGAGAGAGTACGGAAGTGGCTGGACGAGGTGGTTTCAATGGACAGTAGTTAG
- a CDS encoding RING-type E3 ubiquitin transferase produces the protein MSKSMQLKEEGNRCFQAGDYAGADSLYSKAIIVDPKNPTLYTNRAFARLKLNYWDSVVTDCEACLRLAPDNMKAHYYLAQAKLALRDFDGALESALRAHAICAESNDRSLANVTAVVLRCKKERWEERERTRLRETKDLEREVIELLGRDRDAMLAETDDGMEKQEIEEETAAKIERMKEIFEKARDGSEKKREVPDWAIDDISFGIMVDPVITKTGKSYERASIMEHLRRHPSDPLTREPLHQSELRPNRGLKQACDEFLEENGWAVDW, from the exons ATGTCAAAGTCGATGCAattgaaggaggagggcaacAGATGCTTTCAAGCAGGCGACTATGCCGGCGCCGATAGCCTCTACTCCAAGGC catcatcgtcgACCCCAAGAACCCGACCCTCTACACGAACCGCGCCTTTGCCCGCCTCAAGCTCAACTACTGGGACTCTGTCGTCACCGACTGCGAAGCATGCCTGCGGCTCGCCCCCGATAACATGAAGGCACACTACTACCTCGCCCAGGCTAAACTCGCCCTGCGCGACTTTGACGGCGCCCTCGAGAGCGCCCTGCGCGCCCACGCCATCTGCGCAGAGTCCAACGACCGCTCCCTCGCAAACGTCACGGCCGTCGTCCTTCGGTGCAAGAAGGAGCGCTGGGAGGAACGTGAGAGGACACGCCTCCGCGAGACCAAGGACCTGGAGAGGGAGGTCATTGAGCTCCTTGGCAGGGATAGGGACGCTATGCTGGCGGAGACGGACGACGGCATGGAGAAGCAAGAGATTGAGGAGGAAACCGCGGCAAAGATTGAAAGAATGAAGGAGATATTCGAAAAGGCGCGAGATGGCAGCGAGAAGAAGCGCGAGGTGCCCGACTGGGCGATCGATGACATCAGTTTTGGTATCATGGTTGATCCCGTTATC ACAAAGACTGGAAAATCATATGAGCGCGCCTCCATCATGGAGCACCTCCGACGACATCCCAGCGACCCTCTTACCCGTGAACCCCTCCACCAGTCGGAGCTGCGACCCAACCGGGGCCTGAAGCAGGCCTGTGATGAGTTCCTTGAAGAGAACGGTTGGGCTGTTGACTGGTAG
- a CDS encoding Abhydrolase-3 domain-containing protein, with the protein MPSLKARLINYYIWWQFKPTWSSAEGINNRIAKSRLNPSFRPPKKLYNDFSIEEAERSGYVVYTLTHKSDTPKAARILYLHGGGFVFDITSQHWELVAQLARRLNAVVTVPIYPLGPETRLMKMYELVQPLHDELAGADDPTPFWMVGDSAGGTMTLVLTQRARLAGNPTAKLLVPITPCTDSTLLNPDMHAASLTDPWLGVEGIAEITQLICPEMDTKHPCVSPIYGDLALPPMLVYAADLDLLTPDTKLMVNKAREQGTEVELVVGEGMVHVWPLLPIWEAQQAVDKMIEWLGQERK; encoded by the coding sequence ATGCCCTCCCTCAAGGCCCGGCTCATCAACTACTACATCTGGTGGCAGTTCAAGCCAACCTGGAGCTCCGCAGAGGGCATCAACAACCGCATCGCTAAGAGTCGCTTGAACCCCAGCTTCCGGCCGCCCAAGAAGCTCTACAATGACTTCTCCATTGAGGAAGCAGAGCGCTCAGGATATGTTGTCTATACCCTGACTCACAAGTCGGATACTCCCAAGGCTGCACGCATCCTCTACCTCCATGGCGGTGGTTTCGTCTTTGATATCACCTCGCAGCACTGGGAACTGGTTGCTCAGCTGGCGCGTCGGCTGAATGCTGTTGTCACCGTGCCCATCTACCCCTTGGGCCCTGAGACTAGACTCATGAAGATGTATGAGCTTGTGCAGCCTCTTCACGATGAGCTCGCCGGGGCTGACGACCCAACGCCCTTCTGGATGGTTGGCGACTCTGCTGGAGGAACCATGACCCTCGTCCTCACACAGAGAGCTCGTCTGGCTGGGAACCCAACAGCCAAGCTCCTCGTGCCCATCACGCCCTGCACGGATTCAACGCTCCTCAACCCGGACATGCACGCAGCCTCGCTCACAGACCCGTGGCTGGGTGTGGAGGGCATCGCCGAGATCACGCAGCTCATCTGCCCCGAGATGGACACCAAGCACCCGTGTGTGAGCCCTATCTACGGCGATCTGGCTCTCCCACCTATGCTGGTTTATGCGGCCGACCTGGATCTCCTGACGCCCGACACCAAGTTGATGGTCAACAAAGCGAGGGAGCAGGGCACCGAGGTGGAGTTGGTGGTCGGCGAGGGCATGGTGCATGTGTGGCCGCTGCTCCCCATCTGGGAGGCGCAGCAGGCTGTGGACAAGATGATTGAGTGGCTGGGTCAGGAGAGAAAGTGA
- a CDS encoding Dol-P-Glc:Glc(2)Man(9)GlcNAc(2)-PP-Dol alpha-1,2-glucosyltransferase, whose protein sequence is METQSLSFWTASSGLVVLPVLFCLLSKSRGSLSWLAGLLPVVLAALCFSWLYIVSAVVPEPYLDEVFHIPQAQKYCEGKFLEWDDKITTPPGLYLLSLLIPGVVRPNGSLGGYVCDASSLRAANAVALMLLAYLALQCRHQIESRLYEAHSSIRLRVHSQYALHTAFNIALFPLLFFFSGLYYTDVASTAAVLVAYLNHLRRLGRDQSSPLNDLLTVVLGVFTLFFRQTNVFWVVVYMGGLEAVHAIKTLRPERVDQPSMSSLVEQVKYYLWRYSLGDIHDPPLNLLWPDEVIFCVLSLGIAALCNPIRVIRQIWPYVAVLVSFGSFVFWNGGVVLGDKSNHVATIHLPQMLYIWPFFGFFSLPLLVPCALPFINALIRVIPRKSPSSTATPVVGTRVGKGSKSRSSGSSKIKTPTRASGTGAPDTTPPALSAPLQMADFIFNSKILWPIYILATILLSIAVVRYNTIIHPFTLADNRHYMFYIFRYTIRRASWIRYALIVPYTVARWMTWDVMAGCSPMFSIGSRNTCSFRYMVSEEAPFMSNPFWIRRGASARQTDAPFPAVIEETSPEARAEEQELSQALEEDPLLASIEPACTSTGLIFLLATTLSLMTAPLVEPRYFIIPWVMWRLLVPAWRLHNHEPNSLVGILMLSKLRPVVMAFRHYDVRLILETGWFIAINVVTGYIFLCKPYLWKAEDGTLLDEGRLQRFMW, encoded by the exons ATGGAGACACAGAGCCTCTCATTTTGGACGGCTTCAAGCGGCCTGGTGGTGCTCCCTGTCTTGTTTTGTCTCCTCAGCAAGTCTAGAGGATCATTATCCTGGTTAGCTGGCTTGCTACCAGTTGTCCTTGCCGCCCTCTGTTTCTCCTGGCTCTACATCGTTTCGGCCGTCGTCCCAGAGCCCTACCTG GATGAAGTTTTTCATATTCCTCAAGCGCAAAAGTACTGTGAGGGCAAGTTTCTGGAGTGGGACGACAAGATCACAACGCCTCCAGGGCT TtatcttctttccctcttgATCCCAGGAGTAGTACGTCCGAATGGATCTCTTGGGGGCTATGTCTGCGATGCAAGCAGTTTGCGAGCTGCCAATGCTGTCGCCCTGATGTTGCTCGCCTATTTGGCTCTGCAATGTCGCCATCAGATTGAGTCGCGTCTGTACGAAGCGCACTCCTCGATACGATTGCGCGTTCATTCACAGTACGCACTTCACACCGCGTTCAACATTGCGCTCTTCCCACTCctgttcttcttctcaggGCTGTATTATACCGACGTGGCTTCGACAGCCGCTGTATTGGTAGCATACCTGAACCACCTCAGACGCCTTGGACGAGATCAGAGCTCACCCCTGAACGATCTCTTGACGGTCGTTCTTGGGGTTTTCACCTTGTTCTTCCGCCAGACGAATGTGTTTTGGGTGGTTGTCTACATGGGCGGCCTAGAGGCGGTTCACGCTATCAAGACATTGCGACCAGAGCGGGTTGACCAGCCGTCCATGTCCTCTCTTGTTGAACAGGTCAAGTACTATCTATGGAGGTACTCGCTTGGAGATATCCACGACCCTCCGCTGAATCTGCTCTGGCCAGATG AGGTGATCTTTTGCGTTCTAAGCCTAGGCATCGCAGCGCTCTGCAACCCTATCCGCGTCATCAGGCAGATCTGGCCATACGTCGCCGTCCTCGTATCTTTTGGGTCATTTGTCTTCTGGAACGGCGGAGTTGTGCTCG GGGATAAATCCAACCACGTCGCCACCATTCATCTGCCGCAGATGCTCTACATCTGGCCTTTCTTTGGTTTCTTTTCCCTGCCTCTTCTCGTTCCTTGCGCCCTCCCCTTTATCAACGCCCTGATCCGAGTGATCCCAAGGAAGTCGCCCAGCTCTACCGCCACGCCAGTCGTTGGAACAAGAGTTGGCAAAGGGAGCAAATCTCGAAGCAGTGGTAGTTCCAAAATCAAGACACCCACCAGGGCTTCAGGAACTGGAGCTCCAGACACCACGCCCCCCGCTCTTTCGGCGCCCCTACAGATGGCAgacttcatcttcaactccaagatCCTCTGGCCAATCTACATCCTCGCCACAATCCTTCTCTCTATCGCCGTGGTTCGGTacaacaccatcatccaCCCCTTCACTCTCGCCGACAACCGTCACTACATGTTCTATATCTTCCGGTACACAATCCGCCGAGCATCCTGGATCCGATATGCTCTGATCGTGCCATACACAGTGGCTCGCTGGATGACTTGGGACGTTATGGCTGGCTGTTCGCCCATGTTCTCCATTGGCAGCAGAAATACTTGTTCGTTTCGCTACATGGTTTCGGAAGAGGCGCCTTTCATGAGCAATCCTTTCTGGATCAGACGTGGAGCCTCGGCTCGGCAGACTGATGCTCCCTTTCCTGCGGTCATCGAGGAAACTTCCCCTGAGGCCCGAGCCGAGGAGCAGGAACTGAGCCAAGCTTTAGAAGAGGACCCCCTCTTGGCTTCTATTGAGCCAGCTTGCACATCCACGGGTCTCATTTTTCTACTCGCCACGACGTTATCTCTCATGACAGCGCCTCTGGTTGAGCCGCGGTACTTTATCATCCCGTGGGTCATGTGGAGGCTATTGGTGCCGGCATGGAGACTGCACAATCATGAACCTAACAGCTTGGTCGGAATCTTGATGTTGTCAAAGCTGAGGCCTGTGGTGATGGCTTTCAGGCACTACGATGTGCGTCTCATTCTGGAGACGGGGTGGTTCATCGCCATCAATGTCGTCACTGGGTACATCTTCCTCTGCAAGCCTTACTTGTGGAAGGCCGAGGACGGAACGTTGCTCGACGAAGGTCGACTGCAGCGCTTCATGTGGTAG
- a CDS encoding Mediator of RNA polymerase II transcription subunit 4, translating to MDTFIDRRFERLEKALANLIDSVTKYHPSTLHAQELDAADNELSKGLEEVQTHQNNYLRIQQLRESSAALDAQIRDTISSLATTRKDIVTTHATTFSAEPNYPIAYEELLNYARRISKTTMPPAGTINPVSPSPPEGQTPAGQTPGPDSQNASVMTPSAPPTSQVQSPAVMNGTPQVSQEPATQQTTTSANTNLPEGWTQFLNPLSGQLFFPWPQEDKIRAGSLASNQVLMEQGIEPKGYDPVEEEARKQREEEERKQKEEEARLAQEERERKIREDRERQRIERERQREKEQEAWRRASVVGGPSGAPGETKSTAGPPQQKAQFQFTNLDDLDDDDDDD from the exons ATGGATACCTTCATTGACCGTCGCTTTGAGCGGCTGGAAAAGGCCCTTGCCAATTTGATTGACTCTGTCACCAAATACCACCCTTCTACGTTGCATGCCCAAGAGCTCGATGCGGCTGACAATGAACTGAGCAAAGGCTTGGAAGAGG TTCAAACCCATCAGAACAATTATCTACGGATTCAGCAACTCCGCGAGTCTTCAGCAGCTCTCGACGCCCAGATCCGCGACACCATCTCGAGCCTCGCAACGACGCGCAAGGACATCGTGACGACGCATGCTACTACCTTCTCAGCTGAACCCAACTACCCCATCGCCTACGAAGAACTTCTCAACTATGCTCGTCGCATAAGCAAGACCACTATGCCGCCTGCGGGCACCATCAACCCCGTGTCACCCTCTCCCCCTGAGGGCCAGACACCCGCAGGTCAGACACCTGGGCCCGACTCTCAAAACGCCTCCGTCATGACGCCCTCGGCGCCCCCTACGTCGCAGGTCCAGAGTCCCGCCGTCATGAATGGTACACCGCAAGTGTCCCAGGAGCCCGCGACCCAGCAGACCACCACATCAGCCAACACCAACCTCCCCGAGGGGTGGACCCAGTTCTTGAATCCCTTGTCCGGCcagctcttcttcccctgGCCCCAGGAGGACAAGATCCGTGCTGGCTCCCTGGCCTCCAACCAAGTTCTCATGGAGCAAGGCATCGAACCCAAGGGCTATGATCCCGTTGAGGAGGAAGCGCGCAAGCAacgcgaggaagaggagcggaagcagaaggaggaggaggctcgcCTGGCCCAGGAAGAACGCGAGAGGAAGATTCGCGAAGACCGCGAGCGCCAGCGCATCGAGCGGGAGCGACAGAGGGAGAAGGAACAAGAGGCCTGGAGACGAGCCAGCGTTGTCGGAGGGCCATCTGGTGCTCCCGGCGAGACCAAGAGCACGGCTGGACCTCCCCAGCAAAAGGCCCAGTTCCAGTTCACCAACCTGGATGAtttggatgatgacgatgacgacgattgA